The following is a genomic window from Carassius auratus strain Wakin chromosome 15, ASM336829v1, whole genome shotgun sequence.
atatttaattaatctaaataacCGTTTGTGCAGTGGATGTTgaaaagttcttcatggaaccattagATGCTAATAAAGAACCCTTATTTTAAATAACAAGTCTAACAAGTCTAGTCAAATCTCAAATCAAATAGTTTTTAGCTCATCTTAGGCTCAGTACCTAAAACCAGTCATGGTAAACAATCCTGTCCAGATCAATCCGACGTTCTGGCTTTTGCTGCAGAAGGGAGCAGATCAAATAGCAGCATTCTGTGCAGAAAGATGGAAGAGACGTCTGATTATTACTGTAAACTACATCTGCTTTAATTCTAAGCAGTAAAATCTGCTGCATTATCCGTATGTCCATCTCCAGTAAAGTTTCTGTGGTAGAGTTTTACTTGTGAAGAAGAACTCACCTTCTGTCAAGCCAGGTTTGGACCAGGTGTTCAAGTTGGTCCTGTAGAAGTCGTAACTATCTGGAAAGTGTCCACACAGCATTCTGAACAAGAGGATCCCTAAAGACCAGATCGTCGCTGGCTTTCCATGGAACTCCCCCTTCAGTATGTACTCGGGAGGACAGTACATAACTGTTCCTGGAGGAAAAAGAGTTTGTCTGGTGTTTTAGTCATTACCACAGCATGTCTTCTTACCATTAAGTATTGAGTTAACTGATTCACAAGAGTTTTTAGAGATAAAACACACCACTGAAGCTTGTGTAGGCAGATTCTGTCAGGACACTGCCACATCCAAAGTCAATTAGTTTGATTTGGAGGTTCTCCAAGTTTATCAGCAGGTTCTCTAACTTGATGTCCCCATGGTAAACTCCACGTCTACAACATGCACTGGCGGCTAGTGTTGCCCCAAACATGATGAGCTTCGCTAACTTCTCATCGATGCTGCCTCCATTGCGTTGCACAAAGCGTAAAACATCCATGCAGTGTGAGAAGCGCTGGACGACAATGACGTAGAAGTTCTGCTGGTCCTGCCAGTCCAGCAGCCTAATAATATCCATCACTGGGCCTTTATTGGCCAGAATTGTCAGGGCGACTTCTTTGGGAAGAGGCTTAGGATGATCAGGCTGGaagaaagaaacatttcatgatgtAGAATTGGAATTTAACTCAGTCTTGGGAAAGTGTGTCTAGTCTAGTGAAAAATCACACTCACAATGCTGATATATTCcgtgtgttttgtctttttgaCGAATTTCACAGCCACCTGATCAACGAAACAAAAAGCAATTAATATGTGTGAGATGCCACAgattataacaaaacaaacaaacaaacaaacaaaaaaaacaatgaaagcaTGATTTTTAATCCTACACTCTTGATCATAAAGGTTCTccaaagaacatttcagtgaatACTTCTTAATAGaacaatttttttcttaatgtgaagaaTATTATGATCATTCTTCATGAAGCTgataaagaatctttatttttaagagtgtaaaggCCAAGAGcagttgatgtaaaaaaaaaaaaaaaaaaaaaaaaaaattcaaaccttAAGTCTATCCTCCAAACGAGTCGCATTATAGACGGCGCCAAATCCACCTTGACCCAGCTTGCTGCCAATTGCATATCGGCAGCAAATGTCTATTAAAagatgaaaagaagaagaagatgttTAGTGGTACTGGTTTAAAGATAAGGGCATGTGTTATGTTTGGGATTGTGGCAATAAACTCACCTTCAGGTCTCGTGTCCACTTCATTGCTGTCCAACTCTATCATCAGAGGAGACAATTCACCTGCTCTCACACTGACTGGAGCATCGTGGTCTTGAGTTTGGAGGTCTTTCTGCACCAGAGGCTCAGCAGCAGGAGGGACTTGAAGAACACTGGTGTGAGGTTCCTCGAGATCAGTGACCTCTACAGATCTGCAGATGGGCTGTTGAGGCTTCTGATCTAAAGAGGAGAATACCAGCACAAGATGTTAGGTAGCagtgactaaataaataataaatacatttcatagcCACATAATTTGATCACCTATTAAACATGCAAACATAACTATCCTGTTTCACTCTTACATTTCGAAGTAGGCCTAATGTATTATAGAAGAAAAGCTAAAAGACTGTCTTACAATTATGAGACAGGAAAGTTCCCGTAGATATTCATATTTAGGTGTGAATAATTAAGTGACGCCTAAATATAAAGAGCTCCAGAAAATGAATTGCAGTTTTTACCGTCGGTTCTCCCGGATGTTTCTGTCTCAGTACCTTGGTCTTTCATCTCATCCTGACCTGAGCTCTTGCTTTTGGTGATTTTTTTCCTCAAACGGGAAGAGAACCATTTAAAGAAGTGTCCCACTTTCTTTTTATTgctcttctttttctctttcagagGAGAGGTGGGAAGCACAGTTCCCTCCCCTTCATCCACAGTCTTCTCATCAGGCCGATGAGGATGATGTTTCTCAGCCGTGTCGGGGCTGGATTTTGGGGGTTTACTGTGAGGGAGGTCGTAGACCTGCTCGCTCTCCGTAAACGGTTGTACTCGTGAAGTACTCTGTCCCATGATAAATTTCTGTCGTGTATTAATCAGACTTCAGCAGCAACAAACTGAGAAACCTTAATGAGTGAAGTGAGGAGCTCTGTACCGTTTTAATACTCGCGCAACATTCTAAAAGTTCTAATTTTCTTTGTGACATCACAGTGGCTCTTACGTAGCGgtcagcatcttttttttttttttttttttttttttgcacagtagCTTATTAAAGTCAACCGGCTAAATATTGTACAGTTGCTGTAAACATCACGttttgtatataaattatataaagtatgaaattacaaatTATGGAGTTTTGTATTAACTAATGGGCaagcgcgtgcacacacacacacacacacacacacatatattgtagCAATGTTTGtagtcacgggaagaaggaggcgggaaccagcgaacatttaaataaaactttaataattaaacacaaaacCTCGCGAAAGACTTccgcacacaaacaaaatcaaaacacagaaTAAAACCCAGGCCCAGTtttaagtggcttggcttttagcggcgttcattgccatagtaactcTCACACTCCAGGGATAACCTGCTCcaggttagagatctcaaactggagttggaccaatcagatgtgagaaaagtgacacatgtctgaaaACAAAGTCACTCCcacagtttatcttgctccaaattaaaggtcactaacggtaaaaaaaaaaaaaaaaaagatatagatGATGTCTGGCTTTAATAGTAATTACtcaagtcattttatgatttatataattattgtgattcatattattattatttttacacacaagcaattttagtttaatagTTGTTATAAATCGTTTACTTTAAATAACTATTAATTTATACAGATCATgcataatataaataagctgtagcatcaaaagattgcactctttaaaaaaataaaaaatctgaccttacacgtttgagtctctatcactatatattttcaaatgtataaactaagttaacaagtttcacctgtcactgcactgatagagcaagatcatttattttatttgttccttcttcatttttcatatgacgtttaaatttgtcatactctcttaacctttagcaaacctttaacctttagttttgaatattgctgggtctctcgcgagaagtaaatcaaactttaaaattgctttgtgttgcaaggctcgtgattggctgttcgccagtgatgtcaaaAGCCTGAAAGTTTATGAtgtcaaagcctgagttgacaaagaaagatgatgatcagcatcatggtaccaacaaagcaaAGCCGGATTgaagaggtttggttttgtcaactcaaaaataatcctgtaactctgaatttgttcagctaccgtCATGGTTCAGGCCTCAGGTCCTCTCTCGTTCTTCACTGTCATAACTTTATCCTTCTGGacctcctccatgggactcgagacctgTGAGTGGGGCAGGCTTCGACCACagctctcagccccgccccactcgtcagacgcacacacacacacacacacacacacacacacacttgtgttcaTTTCTCGGGTTATCCGTACTTGGACCAGATACCTGTGGACTCACTGCCCAATTCCGGCCcgagttttatttaaattataaataaatagacatctcattatgatgaatgcatttttaaagcaaaGAACTCACTTGATTAAGTTGGCatgagaaacatttattttggctaaacaatttatttacaaaactatgcaattacagagagagagagagagagagagagagttatacagaaagtatatatataaaacataatatttagcaaaattaCCCTTGCATTTAGGCTATTCATTCTTGGTGACTAAAATGTAACAagtataaacaaaaataacaataacaaaaataacaaatttacaatagggtttcacttgttaacattagttaccTACCCAACATGACCTAACATGGCAAATacttaacattaaacattaataaccTTAATTAACTGTAGTTAATATATTAACCtagttcatttcaacatttactaatacattattaagaaTAAAAGTTGTGCCTGTTGACATTATTTAATGGATCAGAGCTAACATGAGCGAACAAAttaacagttgtttttttttaacagtatcaaaGATTGATGCatattgtaacaaatgtattgctcattgttatttaatgttaatttcaatatttacttGCAAATGATACCAAGAGACACCATAACTTAGCGTTTTatgattttatcacaattctttgtcatgttggtttgactattttgcaagttgtctgagcattacagccaaactaatgtCCATATTATAAAGACAATGCATTTCAAGGTaacaagaaagaaaagaaacgtGCAAAACCAAAAAGTTtctggtccacagtgacttccagagtattttttgctactatcaaattcagtgtggatcagcaactgtttggttacccacattctgcaaaatatcttcttttgtattcagcacaagaaagaaattaatacaggtttgggacaatgtTACAGTGTGTAAATACtgacagaaatgaaattttaAGGTGATCTATCCCTGTAATGACAgtaggctgcatgtttaataggcgtactgtccctttaagacctgcacacatCTAATATACAGGCACATATATGTTTTTATCTCAACTGTTTACTGACCAGAGTgctaatgaaacatttaaaagcacatgcatataatgagGCAGTAACTCTTCTGCTGAGTTAACACTTCTGTAAATGCATGTGgtgttgtacagtatatgacggaggctccagaactgcagctgatagaatgtgcgctgtaGCACAATAttacgatatttcttcaaaagcagatcgtggggACATTATCATCAATGATTACATATATGCACCCCTATCCTCttcttatgttttttattattattattacttttttaaatcaatagCTTTACAATTTCATTGCATTGTGGGGATATTATGgtgaaacaaacaagaaaagtattactgttttacaaaACTAATCGCATGACATTTCCCTTCACAAGTTGGGAGATTTAATTTGGTAAAATAATGTTCACTTcactttaaaagtacatatataaaagtacatatataaaagtctttaaagggggggtgaaatgctcattttcactcaatatcctgttaatcttgagtacctatagagtagtactgcatccttcataactccaaaaagtctttagttttattatattcataagagaaagatagtctgtaccgatttttcacggaaaaacacgaccggctggaggcgtgacgtgtgggcggagctaaagaatcacgagcgccagtaggcttttgagttgagagcgtctggaagctgtgacacagatccagaggctgaaatttaacaagagcagcatcagcaaacgacatctctatgtggtatgtactaaaactgtatatatttgcttagcggttttggaaaatgacaaatttccactttatgtcatctttttcttttttttttaagctgtacatgtggtaagtgcagtttgatgacaacatcgcatgttgtttacttgatgtgcttacgcactgatagctaagttaacaacacagagatatttgaagcagttttactcaccgcctgcggttccaacacacgatcgtgaccctttttcgttgggactgcattatccttaagaaataaatgatgtgcaaacccggtgtcaaactgggccttgtttgtaaaacaagcatcttcgaaatgcagggaacaaacaaaaacacttgcacaactccgttgatgctctgtaaaaataaactccatccactggtcccttaatgctgtttctcttttggtaatctgtgcagggttgtcttgccctggcaaccaaaaacacactccttttgtgacatttcgcgacgctctcgctctgatcagtgaatgctctctctgctctgctatacgggagcgcgcactcttccggcagaagtgccttaggacccatataaggaaattccgctccatctaacgtcacacagagccaaactcgaaaaaaaactttctgaaatttgtgacaaaccggaaggagtatttttggaacagaaatactccttcaaacgtacaatttaatttttgaaactttgtccatgtttagcatgggaatccaactctttaacagtgtaaaaaactcagtatgcatgaaatagcatttcaccccccctttaacatagATTTGCATcctaaattacaaattaatattcacttttaacttcaaaataaaattagatgCAATCTTACATTTTTACATACTGTCATACCGTAGCTTACAGTTAAGCCACTTATAAGTTTTCGCTGCATTTCTTTTTACAGTTCTGGCTTTGCACTAATGTTGATGATTTGACATCGCAACTGTTCTCACATCCTCTCGCACACTATGATGATAACTAAGATGACAGCACCGAAGACTTCTTTCTCTGAATCATCCTTCGAAAGTCTCTATGAATCTCTGATTTTGTGTTCAAAGATTGGGCCACTGTTTGCGGGGTCTAGGCACTGGCACACGGTTTCTACTGCAGTGCTGGCACACTTACACTTGCTCATGGAGTGGTTGCTTGTGTTCTGGATCCGCTGATTGGCCAGTTCGTTGAATATCAGACTTGTGATGGAGCAGCAGCCACGAGACCGACAGCAATGCAGACTG
Proteins encoded in this region:
- the LOC113115291 gene encoding serine/threonine-protein kinase pim-2-like translates to MGQSTSRVQPFTESEQVYDLPHSKPPKSSPDTAEKHHPHRPDEKTVDEGEGTVLPTSPLKEKKKSNKKKVGHFFKWFSSRLRKKITKSKSSGQDEMKDQGTETETSGRTDDQKPQQPICRSVEVTDLEEPHTSVLQVPPAAEPLVQKDLQTQDHDAPVSVRAGELSPLMIELDSNEVDTRPEDICCRYAIGSKLGQGGFGAVYNATRLEDRLKVAVKFVKKTKHTEYISIPDHPKPLPKEVALTILANKGPVMDIIRLLDWQDQQNFYVIVVQRFSHCMDVLRFVQRNGGSIDEKLAKLIMFGATLAASACCRRGVYHGDIKLENLLINLENLQIKLIDFGCGSVLTESAYTSFSGTVMYCPPEYILKGEFHGKPATIWSLGILLFRMLCGHFPDSYDFYRTNLNTWSKPGLTEECCYLICSLLQQKPERRIDLDRIVYHDWF